Proteins encoded in a region of the Alphaproteobacteria bacterium genome:
- a CDS encoding patatin-like protein, which produces MKDVELRLALVCYGGVSLAVYMHGVTKEFLKLVRASRAYHAGPKGATRADASYRSSVHSADPEIDTEQVYFEIFQAIGKTLDLRVVVDVITGASAGGINGVILGRALAHDLSLSPLRDVWLEAADINQLLAENRAARIWSKWFLRPLIYAYVRRTRETDPEMREKLSRFLRSRWFRPPFDGAYLANVLFDAMVAMGEPAHPGASLIPPGQRLDLVVTLTDFYGYPQRVPMYDPPFVTEREHRHTLGFSYQRHYGGEEHSQFTTADVPSLAFAARATSSFPGAFQPAQIGEMDGICADRGVAWRTREAFLRENFARYVQAGTDPALTSFVDGSVLNNKPITQAMDAIRGRSAHRQVDRRVVYIDPDPAREPPPPDGRRPGWFSTLKGALSDLPRNEPVFDELSWVRSYNGRVRRLRAGVEASRPQVSEKVRQLSGRSLERVSKPQDLANLREAANAEAAREGGFAYEAYVRQKLQTVIDFVAALLSELGGFQPESPEAVAVAALFESWCRSNDILIADGPIPVADNVLRRTPPAWVRFMLQFDLPFRSRRLRFVIRQLNMTYARIDLETNGGPTADDFNRLKGTLYEVAESMRARNSAAFASVDLIRSIRNAFGVDPGSMNVAALDPLMADLAREIDLKNQNGRIDATLAALPRSWKEVRADLLTAYIGFAYWDPLTFIASNWREAEDYEEIRVHRISPADADTIRKGGARATLKGVDFGHFGAFFSRKRRENDYLWGRLHAADRLVDLVLDAAAKQGAVPDEDAVSIKKRLFEAILASESATLSKIADVLDRVGEEVAQL; this is translated from the coding sequence ATGAAAGATGTCGAGTTGCGCCTTGCACTCGTGTGTTACGGCGGGGTTTCGCTCGCCGTCTATATGCACGGCGTCACTAAAGAATTCCTCAAGCTGGTGCGGGCGTCGCGGGCTTACCACGCCGGGCCGAAAGGCGCCACGCGTGCCGACGCGAGCTATCGCTCTTCGGTGCACAGCGCCGATCCGGAAATCGATACCGAGCAGGTCTACTTCGAGATTTTTCAAGCGATCGGGAAGACCCTAGATTTGCGTGTGGTGGTCGATGTCATCACTGGCGCCTCCGCAGGCGGCATCAACGGAGTCATCTTGGGCCGCGCGCTCGCCCACGACCTCTCGCTTAGTCCGTTGCGTGACGTCTGGTTGGAGGCAGCGGACATCAATCAACTACTCGCCGAGAATAGAGCGGCGCGCATCTGGTCGAAGTGGTTCCTTAGGCCGTTGATCTACGCCTACGTCCGCCGGACGCGGGAGACCGATCCTGAAATGCGCGAAAAGCTGTCACGTTTCTTGCGGTCGCGTTGGTTCCGCCCACCGTTCGATGGCGCCTATCTCGCCAACGTGCTGTTCGACGCGATGGTGGCGATGGGCGAACCGGCGCACCCAGGTGCGTCCCTAATTCCTCCCGGCCAACGCCTCGATCTCGTCGTAACCCTGACCGATTTCTATGGCTATCCGCAACGCGTCCCGATGTACGACCCGCCGTTCGTTACCGAACGCGAGCATCGCCACACCCTGGGATTTTCCTACCAACGCCACTACGGCGGCGAGGAGCATAGTCAGTTCACCACCGCCGACGTGCCGTCGTTGGCCTTTGCGGCGCGCGCGACATCGTCCTTTCCCGGCGCTTTTCAGCCGGCGCAAATTGGTGAGATGGACGGCATCTGCGCCGACCGCGGCGTCGCGTGGCGTACACGAGAAGCATTTCTTAGGGAGAACTTCGCACGTTATGTGCAAGCGGGTACCGATCCGGCGCTAACATCCTTCGTCGACGGCTCGGTACTCAATAACAAACCGATTACCCAGGCGATGGATGCCATTCGTGGTAGGTCTGCCCATCGGCAGGTCGACCGGCGCGTCGTCTATATCGACCCCGACCCGGCGCGGGAACCGCCACCGCCAGACGGCCGCCGGCCCGGCTGGTTCAGCACGCTGAAGGGCGCGCTATCGGATCTACCGCGCAACGAACCTGTGTTCGACGAACTTAGTTGGGTACGCAGCTACAACGGCCGCGTCCGCCGTCTGAGGGCGGGTGTCGAGGCGTCGCGCCCGCAGGTGTCGGAAAAGGTAAGGCAACTCAGCGGCCGCTCGCTGGAGCGGGTCTCGAAACCGCAAGACCTTGCCAATTTGCGCGAGGCAGCGAACGCCGAAGCGGCGCGCGAAGGCGGCTTTGCCTACGAGGCTTACGTCCGCCAAAAACTACAAACGGTGATCGACTTTGTTGCCGCTCTGCTCAGCGAGCTCGGTGGATTCCAACCCGAATCGCCGGAGGCCGTGGCGGTGGCGGCGCTGTTCGAATCGTGGTGCCGCTCGAACGACATTCTCATTGCCGACGGTCCCATCCCGGTCGCCGACAATGTTCTGCGTCGGACCCCGCCGGCGTGGGTGCGGTTCATGTTGCAGTTCGATTTGCCGTTCCGATCGCGCCGATTACGGTTTGTAATTCGTCAACTCAATATGACCTATGCCCGTATCGATCTTGAGACCAACGGTGGTCCGACGGCTGACGACTTCAACAGGTTGAAGGGCACGCTCTATGAGGTCGCCGAGTCGATGCGGGCGCGCAACTCCGCGGCCTTCGCCAGCGTCGACCTCATCCGCTCGATCCGAAACGCCTTCGGCGTCGATCCGGGTTCGATGAACGTTGCCGCGTTGGATCCGTTGATGGCGGATTTGGCGCGGGAGATCGATCTGAAGAACCAGAACGGCCGTATCGATGCAACACTCGCCGCGTTGCCCCGTTCATGGAAAGAGGTCCGCGCCGATCTGCTGACGGCCTACATCGGCTTTGCGTACTGGGATCCCTTGACGTTCATCGCCTCGAACTGGCGCGAAGCCGAGGACTATGAAGAGATCCGAGTCCACCGCATCAGCCCGGCTGACGCCGACACCATTCGCAAGGGCGGCGCGCGCGCCACCTTGAAGGGCGTCGACTTCGGCCACTTCGGCGCCTTCTTCAGCCGCAAACGGCGCGAAAACGACTATCTCTGGGGACGGCTGCACGCCGCGGACCGGCTGGTCGATCTGGTTTTGGACGCCGCCGCCAAGCAGGGCGCGGTACCGGACGAAGACGCCGTCAGCATCAAGAAACGCCTGTTCGAGGCGATCCTCGCGTCGGAGAGCGCGACACTCTCGAAGATCGCCGACGTATTGGATCGGGTCGGCGAAGAAGTGGCGCAGCTCTGA